The Kordia sp. SMS9 genome window below encodes:
- a CDS encoding efflux RND transporter permease subunit gives MNLTEFSINRNRVVLSILAVIMVMGAIFYASLSRDSMPPYTIRVASIVCSFPGASPERVEELVSDKIEKIAQELPELKEVKSTSRTGLSVVQVELKMEVAPEELQAVWDRLRRKLSTVQGLPNNVQPQLKDDGIGEVFGIAVALSSDGFEYTEMKEYADDIRDDLIKLEDAAKVELNGVQDERIFIEFENTKLKSYGLTSNRLQNIIASTNILSSGGTINVEAESIILEPTGNFNDLEAIKEMLIPVGENGQVVNLKDITNVRKGYISPSTQKVRINGKDAISLHVSLKDGANIIKLGEELDVVLAEWRDKLPIGLELSRVSSIDQYIDVKISDFIGNLLQAIGIVLAVMLFFLGIRTGLVIASLIPIVTITTIMVMGLIDVGLNQISLAALIMALGMMVDNAIVVAESIMVKMEVGIPVKKAAIDSCGELFTPLLISTLTTSAAFLAFFMAESVMGDIMGPIFVVITIALLSSWIIALSIITLFCVFFLKVKPKEVGDKESFLDKLINGLKRKYKDLILLALAWKKSVLVIIVFLFFLSIYGFGFLSFVFFPDSDRNMITIDINLPENTKIESTTAVVLALEDFMTKELKVSNTKSDGIVDWAAYIGEGPSSYDLGYNADEANSNYAHILINTSSFLVNNEMVEKLDAYSFENFPNADIKVGLLGAGGSGTPIEIEVSGGNPDKLASIAESLKTKLFSISGTKNIKDDWGPKGKKFVIDIDQNKAQTAGVTNQDIATSLQTVLDGFQAGEYREGDKSIPIVMKSTKSSQQSLSSLETLNIYAQNSGKSVPLLQVASIVPEWQYSKIKRLNLTRTIVISSELSADGNASEITNNIIPWLEEQKGTWGKGYTYELGGDAKNSAENMGAVAKYLPLSAFIIVMLLIIQFNSFRKMIMIVCTIPLGVIGMVLGLLLFGVPFGFMAFLGVISLAGIVINNAIVLVDRIEIEEAELKRKPQDAIIAACLQRFRPILLATFTTVLGLVPLYLGGGEMWEPMAVTIMIGLLFGTVITLLFIPAFYSVMYKVNYKDYEFNEALLD, from the coding sequence TAAAAAGTACATCGCGCACAGGACTTTCTGTAGTACAAGTTGAACTCAAAATGGAAGTTGCTCCTGAAGAATTACAAGCCGTTTGGGACCGATTGCGTCGTAAATTAAGTACCGTACAAGGATTACCAAATAATGTACAACCGCAACTAAAAGATGACGGAATTGGAGAAGTATTTGGAATTGCAGTCGCATTAAGTTCTGATGGCTTTGAATATACAGAAATGAAAGAATATGCAGATGATATAAGAGACGACCTCATCAAGTTAGAAGATGCCGCAAAAGTAGAACTCAATGGAGTGCAAGATGAACGGATTTTTATAGAATTTGAAAACACAAAATTAAAATCGTATGGACTTACTTCTAACAGATTGCAAAATATTATTGCAAGTACAAATATTTTAAGTTCTGGAGGAACTATAAATGTTGAAGCAGAAAGCATCATCCTAGAACCTACTGGAAATTTCAACGATTTAGAAGCTATCAAAGAAATGTTGATTCCAGTTGGGGAAAACGGTCAAGTTGTCAATTTAAAAGACATTACAAACGTTAGAAAAGGCTATATAAGTCCTTCAACACAAAAAGTTCGTATCAACGGAAAAGATGCGATTTCATTACATGTTTCGTTAAAAGATGGGGCAAATATTATCAAACTAGGAGAAGAATTGGATGTTGTTTTAGCCGAATGGCGCGACAAACTTCCTATCGGATTAGAATTATCACGCGTCTCCTCTATCGACCAATATATAGATGTGAAAATTAGTGACTTTATTGGTAACCTTTTACAAGCAATAGGAATTGTACTAGCCGTTATGCTATTCTTTTTAGGAATACGAACAGGATTGGTCATTGCCAGTTTAATTCCTATTGTAACCATTACAACTATAATGGTAATGGGGTTGATTGATGTAGGATTAAATCAAATTTCATTGGCAGCATTAATCATGGCACTTGGAATGATGGTTGATAATGCCATTGTCGTCGCCGAGTCTATCATGGTAAAAATGGAAGTGGGCATTCCTGTTAAAAAAGCTGCAATTGATTCTTGTGGAGAATTGTTTACACCGCTATTGATATCCACACTAACCACTTCCGCAGCCTTCTTAGCATTCTTTATGGCAGAATCAGTTATGGGAGACATTATGGGACCAATATTTGTCGTAATTACCATTGCACTTTTATCTTCTTGGATCATCGCGCTGAGTATTATAACCTTATTTTGTGTGTTCTTCTTAAAAGTAAAACCAAAAGAAGTTGGCGATAAAGAAAGTTTCTTAGACAAATTAATCAACGGACTAAAAAGAAAGTACAAAGATTTAATTTTACTTGCCTTGGCATGGAAAAAGTCAGTACTAGTCATTATTGTGTTCTTATTCTTCCTGTCTATTTATGGATTTGGGTTTTTAAGTTTTGTATTCTTTCCTGATAGTGATCGAAATATGATTACGATAGATATCAATCTACCAGAAAATACCAAAATAGAAAGTACAACCGCAGTGGTATTGGCTTTGGAAGATTTTATGACGAAAGAATTAAAAGTAAGCAATACCAAATCTGACGGAATTGTAGATTGGGCAGCGTATATTGGTGAAGGTCCATCTTCGTATGATCTTGGTTACAATGCAGATGAAGCCAACTCAAATTATGCACATATTTTAATAAATACGTCTTCTTTCTTAGTCAATAATGAAATGGTAGAAAAGTTGGATGCATATAGTTTTGAAAATTTCCCAAATGCTGATATCAAAGTTGGTTTACTCGGTGCTGGAGGAAGTGGAACGCCAATAGAAATTGAAGTTTCTGGAGGCAATCCTGATAAACTGGCAAGCATTGCAGAATCGCTAAAAACAAAATTATTTAGTATTTCTGGAACCAAAAATATTAAGGATGATTGGGGACCAAAAGGAAAGAAATTTGTCATTGACATTGATCAAAATAAAGCACAAACGGCTGGTGTAACCAATCAAGACATTGCCACGTCTTTACAAACGGTTTTAGATGGTTTTCAAGCGGGAGAATATAGAGAAGGTGACAAATCTATTCCGATTGTCATGAAAAGCACCAAAAGTTCGCAACAATCGCTATCCTCATTAGAGACACTCAATATCTATGCTCAAAATTCAGGGAAAAGTGTGCCTTTACTACAAGTTGCTTCTATTGTTCCTGAATGGCAATACTCAAAAATTAAGCGTTTAAACCTAACTAGAACTATTGTAATTTCGAGTGAATTATCCGCAGACGGAAATGCTTCCGAAATCACAAATAACATTATACCTTGGTTGGAAGAACAAAAAGGAACTTGGGGAAAAGGATATACATACGAATTAGGCGGAGACGCCAAAAACTCCGCAGAAAATATGGGCGCGGTAGCAAAATACTTACCATTATCAGCGTTTATCATTGTTATGTTATTAATCATTCAGTTCAACTCGTTCCGTAAAATGATTATGATTGTTTGTACCATTCCACTTGGAGTTATTGGAATGGTTTTAGGATTGTTATTGTTTGGCGTTCCTTTCGGGTTTATGGCGTTTTTAGGTGTCATTTCCTTAGCGGGAATTGTCATAAATAACGCAATTGTACTGGTAGACCGAATTGAAATAGAAGAAGCCGAACTCAAGCGAAAACCGCAAGATGCTATCATTGCAGCGTGTTTGCAACGTTTCAGACCTATATTGTTAGCTACATTCACCACGGTATTAGGTTTAGTGCCATTATATCTTGGCGGAGGAGAAATGTGGGAACCAATGGCAGTAACCATCATGATTGGATTGTTATTCGGTACGGTAATTACGTTACTATTTATTCCTGCCTTTTACAGTGTAATGTATAAGGTAAATTACAAAGATTATGAGTTTAATGAAGCTCTATTAGACTAA